In Synechococcus sp. Nb3U1, one DNA window encodes the following:
- a CDS encoding ABC transporter ATP-binding protein has translation MTVDLPSRANLRDPRAIQPPEVRVVEGSKIFGWGRSQVPALANINLRLQPGSLTALVGPSGCGKSTLLRAIAGLEQLSSGQVLIDGLPPVVLKKRGEIAVAFQDPSLLPWRSVESNVALAQTLARQSVDRQVIRDLLARIGLEGFERAKPAELSGGMRQRAAIARCLITQPRLLLLDEPFGAVDELTRRRLNLELPSLWENRGATALLVTHSIDEAVLLADEIVVMSARPGQIVARIPVRLPRPRSAQILRSPEFHHLVAQVSEALGLEQMLEVQR, from the coding sequence ATGACGGTCGATCTACCATCTAGAGCCAACCTAAGGGATCCCAGAGCCATCCAGCCCCCAGAGGTGCGGGTGGTGGAGGGCAGCAAGATCTTCGGCTGGGGGCGATCTCAGGTGCCAGCCCTGGCCAATATCAACCTGCGGTTGCAACCGGGATCCCTGACGGCGCTGGTGGGGCCATCGGGCTGTGGCAAATCCACCCTACTACGGGCGATCGCGGGGTTGGAGCAGTTGTCCTCTGGCCAGGTGCTGATCGACGGCCTACCGCCCGTGGTGCTGAAGAAGCGGGGGGAGATCGCCGTCGCCTTTCAGGATCCCTCATTGCTGCCCTGGCGCAGCGTGGAGTCGAATGTGGCTCTGGCCCAAACCCTGGCCCGGCAGTCGGTGGATCGGCAGGTGATTCGAGATCTGTTGGCGCGGATAGGTCTTGAGGGGTTTGAACGGGCCAAACCGGCCGAGCTGTCGGGGGGCATGCGGCAACGGGCGGCTATCGCCCGCTGTCTCATCACCCAGCCCCGACTGCTGCTGCTAGATGAGCCGTTTGGGGCGGTGGATGAGCTGACGCGACGGCGGCTCAATCTGGAGTTGCCCAGCCTCTGGGAAAACCGAGGGGCGACGGCTCTGTTGGTCACCCACTCCATCGACGAGGCGGTGCTGCTGGCTGATGAGATCGTGGTCATGAGCGCGAGGCCAGGCCAAATCGTGGCCCGAATCCCGGTAAGGCTGCCCCGACCTCGCTCAGCTCAGATCTTGCGCTCCCCAGAATTTCATCACCTGGTCGCTCAAGTCTCAGAGGCATTGGGACTGGAGCAGATGTTGGAGGTGCAGCGGTGA
- a CDS encoding ABC transporter substrate-binding protein, whose protein sequence is MSGSHVFSRRSAIKLLGAGGAFVAGSSLLRSSYVRAATSVGFQLSWLHSVQFGGSYIAQNKGYWTEEGLEVSLVPGGPNAPVEPPVVSGTALMGISAADYTAAAVSQGAPFKIIAVAMQKNPFAIASLPANPVNEPKDLEGKSIGMATANTPVLQTLCTLNDVDIDQITIIPTQYDAAPLVNGEVDCLLCWLTDLPVAMTVQGIDNVTLLMADYGYTVHSQTYIVLEKSLETRREEVIGLLRGEIRGWQDYKADTDAAAELTLAMFPDAGLDLETQKLQAREQLKLMFSDLTDQNGFGWFTDDTVAANVETLNLLGEEVTPALWDRSILEEIYDGRSTI, encoded by the coding sequence ATGTCTGGATCTCATGTTTTTTCTCGTCGTAGCGCCATCAAACTCTTGGGGGCTGGTGGGGCCTTTGTGGCTGGCTCCTCATTGCTGCGGTCTTCCTATGTCCGTGCCGCTACATCGGTGGGCTTTCAGCTTTCCTGGTTGCACTCGGTGCAGTTCGGGGGCAGCTACATTGCCCAGAATAAAGGGTACTGGACTGAAGAGGGGTTGGAGGTGAGCTTAGTACCCGGCGGCCCCAACGCGCCCGTCGAGCCGCCCGTGGTGAGTGGCACCGCCTTGATGGGCATCTCGGCGGCAGACTACACGGCGGCTGCCGTCTCGCAAGGGGCTCCCTTCAAGATCATCGCGGTGGCGATGCAGAAAAACCCCTTTGCTATCGCCTCTTTGCCGGCTAACCCGGTGAACGAGCCCAAAGATCTGGAGGGTAAGAGCATCGGCATGGCCACCGCCAACACCCCTGTGTTGCAGACCCTCTGCACCCTCAACGATGTGGATATCGACCAGATCACCATCATCCCTACCCAGTACGATGCCGCCCCGTTGGTGAATGGCGAAGTGGACTGTCTGTTATGTTGGCTCACCGACTTGCCCGTAGCTATGACCGTCCAGGGGATCGACAACGTCACCCTGTTGATGGCGGACTATGGCTACACCGTTCATAGCCAGACCTACATTGTCCTAGAAAAGAGCCTAGAAACCCGCCGAGAGGAGGTGATCGGCCTCCTGCGCGGGGAGATCAGGGGCTGGCAAGACTACAAAGCCGATACCGACGCGGCTGCTGAGCTGACCCTAGCGATGTTCCCGGATGCTGGCCTGGATCTGGAGACCCAGAAACTACAGGCCAGGGAGCAGCTGAAGCTGATGTTCTCGGATTTGACTGACCAGAACGGATTTGGCTGGTTTACCGATGACACAGTGGCTGCCAATGTGGAAACCCTCAACCTCCTAGGAGAGGAGGTCACCCCTGCTCTTTGGGATCGCTCAATCTTAGAAGAGATCTATGACGGTCGATCTACCATCTAG